One genomic region from Candidatus Xiphinematobacter sp. encodes:
- a CDS encoding P-II family nitrogen regulator: MKKIEAIIKPFKLEEVKDALSSLGIEGMTITEVKGFGRQKGSAEGYGRTECTVEFLPKIKVEVVLSDSALESAVYAVVKAAQTGKIGDGKIFVSPIEEVVRIRTEEVGEGAL; the protein is encoded by the coding sequence ATGAAAAAGATCGAGGCTATTATCAAGCCCTTCAAGTTGGAAGAAGTAAAGGATGCGTTATCCAGCCTAGGGATTGAGGGAATGACGATTACGGAGGTAAAAGGATTTGGGCGTCAGAAGGGTAGCGCGGAGGGTTATGGGAGAACCGAGTGCACAGTAGAATTTTTACCAAAAATCAAAGTTGAAGTAGTTTTGTCTGACTCTGCATTAGAATCTGCTGTGTATGCTGTGGTAAAAGCTGCCCAGACAGGAAAAATCGGGGATGGTAAAATATTCGTCTCTCCTATTGAGGAGGTCGTCCGAATCCGGACAGAAGAAGTAGGAGAGGGAGCTCTCTAA
- the argS gene encoding arginine--tRNA ligase → MNLSLREELMARLGEALTELGLPVDSIEISPATATHFGDYQSNTAMVLAKSLREDPKTVAAQILSHMDVSSLSLQPKIAGAGFLNFRILDSHLVRHLMRLSRDPRLGVPYALSPRRIVIDFSSPNVAKPMHVGHIRATVLGDALARIAQFIGHKVITDNHVGDWGTQFGKVIYGWKHFLDADYLNRRPIAELVRLYRKVNRLEEEDPSVSGRVREELVLLQQGSPESLSIWSKIVELSWKEFEDVYKTLDIHFDHRLGESFYNHALSPLVERLLAAGIAQSSRGAVCVFFPGTPKLTDKPCMVRKSDGGFLYATTDLATLEYRVGTWNPDAIWYVAGAPQSLHFQQVFEIARQLGIQAELTHIAFGSILGKDRKMMKTRAGDNVPLADLLQEAITRAIQVVGQKNPSLSTEEKMEVARTIGIGAVKYAELSQNRLTDYVFSWERMLSFQGNTAPYLQNAYVRIRSIFRKLQGTLPEPSTFHLHVPEERVLALRLLQFGETVPRVLEDFRPNLLANYLFGLANAFHSFYEACPVLNVEEKLRQSRLILCQLSERILDKGLSLLGINSPKRM, encoded by the coding sequence ATGAATCTCTCCTTACGTGAGGAGCTGATGGCTCGGCTTGGTGAAGCTCTTACAGAGCTTGGACTCCCGGTAGATTCCATCGAAATTTCCCCAGCCACAGCGACTCATTTCGGGGATTACCAGTCAAACACTGCCATGGTGTTGGCTAAATCCCTCCGGGAGGACCCAAAAACAGTTGCTGCGCAAATCCTCTCCCACATGGATGTTTCTAGCCTTAGCCTCCAGCCGAAAATCGCCGGAGCAGGATTTCTGAATTTTCGCATCCTAGATAGCCATCTTGTTCGACATCTAATGCGGCTCTCCCGTGATCCCCGCCTTGGCGTCCCTTATGCGCTCTCTCCCAGGCGGATCGTGATCGATTTTAGTTCCCCGAACGTGGCTAAACCCATGCATGTCGGACACATTCGCGCTACGGTCCTGGGCGATGCTCTTGCTCGCATTGCTCAATTTATTGGGCATAAGGTCATTACAGATAACCATGTTGGGGACTGGGGTACTCAATTCGGCAAGGTGATCTATGGCTGGAAGCACTTCCTGGATGCGGATTACCTGAATCGCAGACCTATAGCTGAGCTAGTACGTCTCTATCGGAAGGTTAATCGTCTAGAGGAGGAAGATCCAAGTGTTTCTGGCAGAGTACGCGAAGAGTTAGTTCTACTGCAGCAGGGTAGCCCTGAAAGTCTTTCCATCTGGAGCAAAATTGTCGAGCTTTCATGGAAAGAGTTTGAGGATGTCTACAAGACCCTCGATATTCATTTTGACCACCGGTTGGGGGAAAGTTTCTATAACCATGCACTCTCTCCTCTGGTAGAGCGTTTACTAGCTGCAGGTATAGCTCAGTCAAGTCGAGGGGCCGTCTGTGTCTTCTTCCCAGGAACTCCCAAGCTCACAGATAAGCCATGTATGGTTAGAAAAAGCGATGGGGGGTTCCTATATGCTACTACAGACCTTGCTACACTAGAATACCGAGTCGGTACTTGGAATCCAGATGCTATTTGGTATGTGGCGGGTGCTCCGCAATCTCTTCATTTTCAACAGGTTTTTGAGATAGCGCGCCAATTGGGCATTCAGGCTGAACTAACTCACATTGCTTTTGGCAGTATCCTTGGAAAAGATCGTAAGATGATGAAAACCCGGGCTGGCGACAATGTTCCGCTGGCCGACCTCCTCCAGGAGGCTATTACCAGAGCTATCCAGGTCGTAGGGCAGAAAAATCCCTCACTTTCTACTGAAGAGAAGATGGAAGTGGCGCGCACGATTGGTATCGGTGCAGTGAAGTACGCCGAACTTTCCCAAAATCGCCTTACTGACTATGTCTTCTCCTGGGAGAGAATGCTCTCTTTTCAGGGTAATACTGCGCCGTATCTCCAGAATGCCTACGTGCGCATCCGGTCGATTTTCAGAAAATTGCAAGGCACCTTACCAGAACCTTCTACTTTTCACCTCCATGTCCCTGAAGAGCGCGTCCTTGCTCTCAGGCTTCTTCAATTTGGAGAAACAGTCCCGAGAGTGCTAGAAGACTTTCGGCCTAATCTTTTAGCAAATTACCTCTTTGGGCTTGCAAATGCCTTCCACAGCTTCTACGAAGCTTGCCCTGTGCTAAATGTAGAAGAGAAACTCCGCCAATCTCGCCTGATTCTCTGCCAACTTTCTGAGCGGATACTTGATAAGGGGCTATCCTTGCTGGGAATCAATTCCCCGAAAAGAATGTGA
- the ispE gene encoding 4-(cytidine 5'-diphospho)-2-C-methyl-D-erythritol kinase, translated as MKSRRMELYPPAKVNLFLKIVGQRPDRYHEIRTLVTLLTLRDVLHIELTSSQGILLECNDPIVPSDSTNLAFIAAKFYLEAVGSGLGARITLEKRIPIAAGLGGGSSDAAFVLLALDALHKHPLGLGILHSIAASIGSDVPFFFLGWRMAWCHGRGEILEAAKFRYSEDRLAVLIKPPFPVETQWAYRRWANARKMPDLPYYPQPSPWGELYNDLEIPVFEKFPLLGLIKQWLLSRPETESALMSGSGPTLFAILRQGASSRQLEAAATSELGNDLWMHTCKVRLPKS; from the coding sequence ATGAAATCGAGAAGAATGGAACTGTACCCTCCGGCTAAGGTCAATCTCTTCCTAAAGATTGTTGGACAAAGACCTGATAGATACCATGAGATTAGAACGCTGGTTACCCTCCTAACATTGAGGGATGTCCTCCACATAGAACTAACTTCAAGTCAGGGGATTCTTTTGGAATGCAACGACCCCATCGTTCCATCTGACAGCACCAACCTAGCCTTTATTGCTGCTAAATTCTATCTAGAGGCAGTCGGTTCCGGTCTTGGCGCCCGTATTACTCTGGAAAAACGCATTCCAATAGCCGCCGGATTAGGCGGAGGTAGTAGTGATGCAGCCTTTGTGCTGCTTGCCCTTGATGCGCTACACAAGCACCCATTGGGGTTAGGGATTCTTCATTCCATTGCCGCGAGCATTGGCTCGGATGTTCCCTTCTTTTTTTTAGGGTGGAGGATGGCTTGGTGTCACGGACGGGGAGAAATTTTGGAGGCAGCAAAATTCCGTTACTCCGAAGACCGTTTAGCGGTGCTAATAAAACCCCCATTTCCAGTGGAAACTCAGTGGGCCTATCGGCGTTGGGCCAACGCGAGAAAGATGCCAGACCTCCCCTATTACCCACAACCTTCTCCATGGGGTGAACTCTACAACGATCTAGAGATACCAGTTTTTGAAAAATTCCCCCTCCTGGGCCTTATTAAGCAATGGCTGCTGAGTCGACCAGAGACAGAGTCCGCTTTAATGTCTGGCTCAGGTCCAACGCTCTTCGCGATCCTACGACAAGGGGCTTCCTCGCGTCAACTAGAGGCTGCAGCTACCTCAGAGCTTGGGAATGATCTTTGGATGCACACTTGCAAAGTCCGGCTACCCAAATCTTAG
- the aroC gene encoding chorismate synthase → MGSWFGEAFRVSTWGESHGGGVGVVIDGCPPRLPLVEGDIQTELDRRRPGQSDIVTPRKEEDKCSILSGVFRGETLGTPISILVPNTDARPEAYCGIETVYRPSHADYTYQAKYGIRNWQGGGRASARETIGRVAAGAVAKKVLQALYPNWEALAYVVSLHDIQAKVDTSSIQRESIEKSIVRCPDMAVSSAMEARIREVRLEGDSVGGVLECVVRGTPQGLGEPVFDKLEADLAKAMLSLPATKGFEIGSGFAGTRLKGSCHNDPFRMEGETIRTLTNRSGGVQGGISNGEPIFFRVAFKPTATIAREQSTVSIAGESVRLVVHGRHDPCVLPRAVPLVEAMTALVLCDHLMRQKAQSILHACERASDVNRPSSD, encoded by the coding sequence ATGGGCAGTTGGTTTGGAGAGGCGTTTCGAGTTAGCACTTGGGGTGAGTCCCACGGAGGAGGTGTGGGAGTGGTCATTGATGGCTGCCCCCCCCGTCTTCCGCTTGTTGAAGGGGATATCCAGACAGAACTGGACCGTAGGCGTCCTGGCCAGAGTGACATCGTAACCCCCCGCAAGGAAGAGGATAAATGTTCCATTCTCTCCGGTGTTTTTCGTGGGGAAACGTTGGGTACGCCTATTTCCATTTTAGTGCCGAATACGGATGCACGTCCCGAGGCATACTGTGGGATAGAAACTGTTTATCGTCCTTCTCATGCTGATTATACCTACCAGGCAAAATATGGTATCCGTAACTGGCAGGGGGGTGGACGTGCCTCTGCAAGGGAGACTATCGGCCGAGTAGCAGCAGGAGCGGTGGCGAAGAAGGTCCTTCAAGCGCTGTATCCTAATTGGGAGGCTCTAGCTTATGTAGTATCCCTTCACGACATTCAGGCCAAGGTAGATACAAGTTCTATCCAGCGAGAATCCATAGAGAAAAGTATAGTTCGCTGTCCGGATATGGCAGTTTCCTCCGCCATGGAGGCGCGGATCCGTGAGGTCCGTCTGGAGGGGGATTCTGTGGGTGGTGTCCTTGAGTGCGTTGTCCGTGGGACTCCACAAGGGTTAGGAGAACCAGTTTTCGACAAACTGGAAGCCGACCTAGCCAAGGCTATGCTTAGTTTGCCGGCTACCAAGGGATTTGAAATTGGGTCCGGATTTGCGGGGACCCGGCTTAAGGGATCATGCCATAACGATCCCTTTCGGATGGAGGGAGAAACAATACGTACCCTTACTAACCGCTCTGGTGGGGTGCAGGGGGGTATCTCCAATGGAGAGCCAATTTTTTTTCGTGTTGCCTTTAAACCTACTGCCACTATTGCGCGTGAGCAGAGTACCGTGTCTATCGCCGGAGAGAGTGTACGCTTAGTCGTACATGGTCGCCATGATCCATGTGTTCTTCCACGGGCCGTCCCTTTAGTGGAGGCAATGACGGCATTGGTACTCTGCGACCATCTTATGCGTCAGAAGGCACAGAGCATCTTGCATGCGTGCGAAAGAGCGTCAGACGTAAACCGGCCTTCCTCTGACTAA
- a CDS encoding menaquinone biosynthesis decarboxylase — MSNGSYTSFSGFLQTLEAAGELKRIVTPVDTNLQITELADREMKAPEGGKALLFDQPLIDGKPSAFPLAINTMGSYRRVALALGRSSIEELVEQIRSLLKVKPINGLREAIAALLHRGCSLIRGRPKRVSKGPCKEVIYRFDGSTDTQALPFSLGSLPILKCWPQDGGRFITLPTVYTRDPNSGERNIGVYRMQVYDGLTTGMHWQVHKVAARHGEGHLARKTRMPVAVALGGDPALTFAATAPLPDGLDELLLAGLIRRHPVDLVRCETMDIDVPAHSDFILEGYVEPGELRPEGPFGDHTGFYTPVDDYPVFHLQAITHRKEAVYPTTIVGMPPMEDFYMGTAILRIFLPILQMNFPEIRDIALPAEGVFHNLLFVSIRKRYAWQAYKIMHGLWGMGQMMFSKYVVVVDEDCDVHNTSEVLFRLCANTDPQRDTSVVKNPSDALDHAPIAATLGTHMGFDATRKFPTEGYTRRWPDPICMSPEIRTWADKFMEAPCKAV; from the coding sequence GTGTCAAACGGGTCGTACACATCTTTTTCTGGATTCTTGCAGACTCTGGAGGCTGCTGGTGAGCTTAAGCGCATTGTAACACCAGTGGATACCAATCTACAAATCACTGAACTAGCAGACAGGGAAATGAAAGCTCCGGAAGGGGGGAAAGCTCTGCTATTTGACCAGCCTCTCATTGATGGGAAGCCGTCCGCCTTTCCGCTGGCAATTAATACAATGGGTTCATACCGACGCGTAGCTCTAGCATTGGGGAGGAGTTCCATAGAGGAATTAGTTGAACAGATACGTTCCCTCCTTAAAGTTAAGCCAATAAATGGATTACGCGAGGCCATTGCAGCACTACTGCATCGAGGATGCAGCTTAATCCGCGGCCGCCCTAAACGTGTTTCCAAAGGCCCCTGCAAAGAGGTTATTTATCGCTTCGATGGCTCCACGGATACGCAAGCACTACCTTTCTCACTTGGATCATTACCAATCTTAAAGTGCTGGCCTCAGGATGGAGGCCGATTCATTACCCTTCCAACGGTGTATACGAGGGATCCAAACAGCGGGGAAAGAAACATAGGTGTATATCGAATGCAGGTATATGATGGCCTCACGACCGGTATGCATTGGCAAGTACACAAGGTTGCAGCTCGCCATGGAGAAGGCCATCTTGCAAGAAAGACACGTATGCCAGTAGCTGTGGCACTAGGTGGAGATCCTGCTCTTACTTTTGCAGCAACTGCACCTCTGCCGGATGGCTTGGATGAGTTACTCCTCGCCGGATTGATTCGAAGGCATCCTGTAGATCTCGTGAGATGTGAAACAATGGACATTGATGTGCCAGCTCATTCTGACTTCATTTTGGAAGGCTACGTAGAACCAGGAGAGCTACGTCCAGAAGGTCCCTTTGGGGATCACACTGGGTTTTACACCCCAGTGGATGACTATCCTGTTTTTCATCTACAAGCGATTACACACCGGAAAGAGGCAGTGTATCCGACAACTATCGTTGGAATGCCTCCTATGGAAGATTTCTATATGGGCACCGCCATTCTGCGTATTTTTTTACCAATTCTCCAGATGAACTTTCCTGAGATCAGGGATATTGCCCTTCCCGCAGAGGGTGTGTTTCACAACCTCCTCTTCGTGAGCATCCGCAAGCGATATGCCTGGCAGGCATATAAGATTATGCATGGTCTGTGGGGGATGGGGCAAATGATGTTCAGCAAGTACGTTGTAGTTGTCGATGAGGATTGTGATGTCCACAATACGAGCGAGGTACTCTTTCGCCTCTGTGCCAACACAGATCCTCAAAGGGATACAAGCGTCGTCAAAAATCCAAGTGATGCTCTGGATCACGCACCGATAGCTGCTACGCTGGGGACACATATGGGATTTGATGCAACACGCAAATTTCCTACTGAAGGATATACACGCAGATGGCCAGATCCTATTTGTATGTCCCCAGAAATTCGAACCTGGGCAGACAAATTCATGGAAGCACCATGCAAAGCAGTGTGA
- a CDS encoding DNA recombination protein RmuC: MTWALSLIILVLLLVSSVAFCTWSVCKAHFLGEAHRLDIELAQLRKALECERNTATEGASLLEDARKMLSDEFKALSRQALVENNRSFLEIADRDLAEHHRRIEESVKPMRETLDKFQAEVHSVEKQRVGAYEKLVEQLRSLGEGQLRLQGETSNLVRALREPQARGQWGEMQLRRVVELAGMLDKCDFTEQKNVQTEEKQFRPDLIVHLPGNRQVVVDSKVPLAAYLDSLNLQEGEARQAALRRHANQLKTHIQQLARKAYWQQFEHTPEFVVLFLPMEAVFGAALQVYPELIEEAARGCVILTTPTTLIALLRAVYYSWQQEKTADNARSIGELGRELYNRLTVFASHMDKVATGLSSAVRSFNEASRSLESRVLVSARKFRTLGVVSGDKTVGSPKQIEDMPCLAVPGATPVAGRDLEEKG; this comes from the coding sequence ATGACTTGGGCACTTTCTCTCATTATTCTTGTTCTTCTTCTAGTGAGCAGTGTGGCATTCTGTACGTGGTCCGTTTGCAAAGCGCACTTCTTGGGAGAAGCTCACAGGTTGGACATAGAACTTGCCCAATTGCGCAAAGCGCTAGAGTGTGAGCGCAATACCGCCACGGAAGGTGCCTCCCTCCTAGAGGATGCTCGTAAAATGCTATCAGATGAATTTAAAGCACTTTCTCGACAAGCACTGGTGGAGAATAACAGGTCATTCTTGGAGATTGCTGATCGGGACTTGGCTGAGCACCATAGGCGTATTGAGGAATCCGTGAAGCCTATGCGCGAAACGCTGGACAAATTCCAAGCTGAGGTCCATAGCGTTGAGAAGCAACGTGTCGGTGCTTACGAAAAGCTGGTCGAGCAGCTGCGTAGTTTAGGGGAAGGTCAGCTCCGCCTTCAGGGAGAGACTTCTAATCTAGTTCGAGCCCTGCGTGAACCCCAGGCCCGTGGTCAATGGGGGGAGATGCAGCTGCGTCGCGTCGTTGAATTGGCAGGCATGCTCGATAAATGCGACTTTACTGAGCAGAAAAATGTTCAAACCGAAGAGAAACAGTTTCGGCCGGATTTAATAGTTCATCTTCCTGGGAATCGACAGGTAGTAGTGGACTCTAAAGTGCCTTTGGCAGCATATCTAGACTCCTTGAATTTACAAGAGGGAGAAGCTCGGCAAGCGGCCCTACGTCGACATGCAAACCAATTAAAGACGCATATCCAACAGCTTGCGCGCAAGGCATACTGGCAGCAGTTTGAGCACACGCCGGAATTCGTCGTACTTTTCCTGCCCATGGAGGCCGTCTTCGGAGCTGCTTTGCAAGTTTATCCAGAGCTCATTGAGGAAGCAGCAAGGGGATGCGTTATTTTGACTACTCCCACTACTCTCATTGCTCTGCTACGGGCAGTGTATTATAGCTGGCAGCAGGAGAAAACTGCGGACAATGCCCGTTCTATCGGTGAGTTAGGCCGTGAACTCTATAACCGCTTGACGGTCTTTGCTTCACACATGGATAAGGTAGCCACAGGACTTTCCTCAGCGGTTCGTTCTTTTAACGAAGCTTCCCGTAGCTTGGAAAGCCGTGTATTGGTGAGTGCACGTAAATTTCGTACTTTAGGAGTTGTAAGTGGTGACAAAACTGTTGGTTCGCCAAAGCAGATTGAAGATATGCCTTGTTTAGCGGTTCCGGGAGCCACACCAGTAGCAGGGAGGGATCTTGAGGAAAAAGGATGA
- the gatB gene encoding Asp-tRNA(Asn)/Glu-tRNA(Gln) amidotransferase subunit GatB has translation MSFPYIATIGLEVHVQLKTHSKMFCSCPVSFGAEPNTNLCAVCLGLPGALPVMNEEALRMTVLTGLMFGCTIAPVCKFDRKNYFYPDTSKNYQISQYTQPFCRGGTIPLYEQAYPKDVQKFVSTPNKRIRLSRIHLEEDVARSFHLEASTGIDFNRSGTPLLEIVSEPDIASPEEAFACLTALRQILLYGDVSSADMEKGQLRCDINVSLRPKNFGALGTKVEIKNLNSISGVRRALTFEIRRQIGVLAAGGTLQQETRRWNDALGETQLMRAKEQAHDYCYFPDPDLMPVRTTQLIEQALHQLPELPEAKRSRLVKQYNLGSYDAGVLASNPALSRFFEEAARTATKPKVVANWMLNDFLSALSEESLKVSDCKFPPSSLAELVDLVEAGAINGQQAKEVFIEMFESGKSPNTIVRERGLRQVSDTVVIGTLCEEIIAQNPNPVADFRSGKTAALNFLKGRVMRLSKGKANPSLVGEVLVRKLS, from the coding sequence ATGTCTTTTCCGTACATTGCTACGATCGGACTTGAGGTCCATGTCCAGCTCAAGACGCACTCAAAGATGTTCTGCTCCTGCCCGGTAAGCTTCGGAGCTGAGCCAAACACTAACCTTTGCGCCGTGTGTCTTGGCTTACCAGGCGCTCTCCCCGTAATGAACGAGGAAGCCCTCCGGATGACTGTGCTTACCGGTCTCATGTTTGGATGTACAATTGCTCCCGTCTGCAAGTTCGACCGAAAGAATTACTTCTATCCAGACACGTCCAAGAACTACCAAATTTCCCAATATACACAACCCTTCTGTCGTGGAGGTACTATTCCTCTTTACGAGCAAGCGTACCCCAAGGATGTACAAAAATTCGTTTCTACTCCTAACAAACGTATCCGACTTTCCCGCATCCACCTTGAGGAAGACGTGGCTAGGAGCTTTCATCTGGAGGCGTCTACTGGGATAGACTTTAACCGGTCCGGAACTCCTTTGCTAGAAATCGTCTCCGAGCCAGATATTGCCTCTCCCGAGGAGGCTTTTGCTTGCCTCACGGCTCTTAGGCAAATTCTTCTCTATGGAGATGTAAGTAGCGCAGATATGGAAAAGGGCCAGTTACGTTGCGATATTAACGTCTCCTTGCGTCCCAAAAATTTTGGTGCGTTGGGGACTAAGGTGGAAATCAAGAATCTCAACTCTATCAGTGGAGTGCGCCGTGCTCTGACCTTCGAAATTCGGAGACAGATAGGAGTTTTAGCTGCCGGCGGTACCTTACAGCAAGAAACGCGGAGGTGGAATGATGCGTTAGGAGAAACTCAGCTTATGCGCGCCAAGGAGCAGGCACATGACTACTGCTATTTCCCAGATCCGGACTTAATGCCTGTCCGGACGACTCAGTTAATTGAGCAAGCCCTTCACCAACTGCCTGAACTGCCGGAAGCCAAGCGTTCTCGCCTTGTAAAGCAATACAACCTCGGCTCCTATGATGCTGGGGTACTTGCAAGCAACCCTGCACTTTCTCGATTCTTCGAGGAAGCGGCAAGAACAGCTACAAAGCCTAAGGTTGTTGCTAATTGGATGCTCAATGACTTCCTTAGTGCTCTTTCCGAGGAATCACTAAAAGTGTCTGATTGCAAATTTCCGCCCTCATCACTTGCTGAACTAGTTGACTTAGTTGAAGCAGGAGCCATCAATGGCCAACAGGCAAAGGAAGTGTTCATAGAAATGTTCGAATCAGGCAAATCTCCCAACACCATCGTTAGGGAGAGAGGGCTCCGGCAGGTTAGTGACACCGTTGTCATTGGGACACTATGTGAGGAGATAATTGCTCAAAATCCGAACCCAGTAGCCGATTTCCGCTCCGGAAAAACTGCCGCCCTTAACTTCCTTAAAGGGCGCGTAATGCGGCTTTCCAAAGGCAAAGCCAACCCAAGCCTTGTTGGGGAAGTCCTTGTCCGTAAGCTCTCTTGA
- a CDS encoding TerC/Alx family metal homeostasis membrane protein → MVAWYWWIVFGGFVTILFALDLGALRCKGAVGFHSALFAIALRVGLAAIFNAGIYMGWVGGYETLKLQQSAGLEFLTAYLVEIVLSLDNMFVFALIFRHFQVEGAAQRRVLLWGVLGALGMRAVLILAGLQVLHFFQWATYLFGGVLIVAGVRMLSQPSKRSFAFLVERWVRKCLPISKDFHDSSFFIYGNGAILATPLFVILLIVEATDLVFAIDSIPATLGVTCDAFVLLTSNAFAILGLRAMYFALADCVDRFRFLHLGLAATLVFIGLKMILGHTALCVGVVQSLAVILALLSGSVLASLVLAAPKKGAR, encoded by the coding sequence ATGGTGGCTTGGTATTGGTGGATAGTCTTTGGGGGGTTTGTCACAATCCTGTTCGCCTTGGATCTAGGGGCACTCCGATGTAAAGGTGCTGTCGGTTTCCATTCAGCTTTGTTTGCTATAGCGCTCCGTGTGGGACTGGCTGCAATCTTCAATGCAGGAATTTATATGGGATGGGTTGGCGGGTATGAGACGCTAAAATTACAGCAATCTGCTGGGCTAGAATTTTTGACTGCTTATCTTGTAGAGATAGTCCTGAGCCTAGACAATATGTTTGTATTTGCCCTCATTTTTCGCCATTTCCAGGTGGAGGGCGCCGCGCAGCGCCGCGTCCTACTCTGGGGGGTGCTTGGAGCGCTGGGAATGCGGGCCGTGCTTATCCTCGCTGGCCTCCAGGTTCTACATTTCTTTCAATGGGCTACTTACCTTTTTGGAGGGGTATTGATAGTAGCAGGAGTGCGTATGCTTTCACAGCCAAGCAAACGTTCCTTTGCTTTTTTGGTAGAAAGGTGGGTAAGAAAATGCCTTCCGATCTCAAAAGACTTCCATGATAGCTCTTTTTTCATCTACGGGAATGGTGCAATCCTGGCGACTCCCTTATTTGTCATATTGTTGATTGTCGAAGCAACGGATCTAGTCTTTGCAATTGACTCCATTCCCGCCACGCTAGGGGTGACTTGTGACGCATTTGTCCTTCTGACGTCGAATGCCTTCGCGATTTTGGGGCTACGGGCAATGTATTTTGCTTTGGCAGATTGTGTAGACCGGTTTCGCTTCTTGCACCTGGGGCTTGCTGCCACCTTAGTGTTCATTGGGCTAAAGATGATACTTGGTCACACGGCACTGTGCGTAGGTGTGGTGCAATCCCTCGCTGTAATTCTTGCTCTTTTGTCAGGTTCCGTTTTGGCCTCCCTCGTTTTGGCAGCCCCTAAGAAAGGTGCCAGATAG
- a CDS encoding PTS sugar transporter subunit IIA has product MMLANLLSAQQIILEMKSTKRWEAITELASLLVQQGKIEKKDKQNILQALRQREETMSTGIGYGIAIPHASSECVSSVVAGFGRSSKGISFDALDNAPVYFIVLFIVPSSQFQIHLRTLAAIAKFLNDKTVRDGLAKARDVQQILGVFTNRM; this is encoded by the coding sequence ATGATGTTAGCTAACCTTTTATCTGCCCAGCAGATCATCCTGGAGATGAAGTCCACTAAGCGGTGGGAGGCTATTACGGAGTTAGCATCCCTGTTGGTCCAGCAGGGAAAGATTGAAAAAAAAGATAAGCAAAACATCCTGCAAGCTTTGCGGCAAAGAGAAGAAACAATGAGTACCGGTATTGGTTATGGTATAGCCATTCCCCACGCCTCGTCGGAATGTGTCTCTAGTGTGGTTGCTGGCTTCGGAAGGTCCTCCAAGGGCATCTCTTTTGATGCTTTGGACAATGCTCCAGTATACTTCATTGTCCTTTTCATCGTGCCAAGCAGCCAGTTCCAAATCCATCTTCGCACCCTTGCGGCCATTGCTAAGTTTCTGAATGACAAAACTGTGCGAGACGGTCTAGCTAAGGCTAGGGACGTACAACAAATTTTAGGCGTGTTTACAAATCGTATGTAA